One Aureibacillus halotolerans genomic region harbors:
- the rsmB gene encoding 16S rRNA (cytosine(967)-C(5))-methyltransferase RsmB has translation MKQLSVRELSIQLLEDIDKSKSYSNLALHNAIEKARLPERDSGLLTELVYGTVQNELLLDYSLAPFIKKKKLMPWVRHLLRVSAYQMILLDRIPDHAILNEAVTIAKKRGHKGISGFVNAVLRSAQREGWPDPSRIEDLGERLSVQYSHPRWLVNRWLKQFGLEATERMLEINMTPPPSVGRVNTNKWTRDEFLLASEEEAFEKGTLAPEAVFYKGNIARLPAYHEGDVTVQDESSMLVGHAVGATSNQQILDACAAPGGKTTHLAELMKDSGRIDALDLHAHKTKLIEQQAKRLDLASIHTQTLDVRKASEVFAPESFDHILVDAPCSGLGVIRRKPDIKWAKQEEDITRLATVQQDILRAVAPLLKPGGRLVYSTCTIDAAENADVITLFLSEQNDFERDPSLKERMPKTIPAEAWTENGDVQLLPHMANSDGFYVTALQKKKVH, from the coding sequence TTGAAGCAATTAAGCGTACGTGAGCTGAGCATTCAGCTCTTAGAAGATATTGATAAATCAAAGTCGTATAGTAATCTAGCGTTGCACAACGCGATTGAAAAGGCACGGTTGCCTGAGCGTGATTCGGGGTTGTTAACTGAACTAGTGTATGGCACTGTGCAAAATGAGCTACTGCTGGATTATAGTCTTGCTCCTTTCATTAAAAAGAAGAAGTTGATGCCATGGGTGCGTCACCTTTTGAGGGTGTCAGCTTATCAGATGATTCTACTTGATCGTATTCCAGACCATGCGATTCTAAATGAAGCCGTCACGATTGCTAAGAAGCGAGGTCATAAAGGCATTTCAGGTTTTGTCAATGCGGTCCTGCGTTCAGCACAGCGCGAAGGTTGGCCAGATCCGAGTCGTATAGAAGACCTTGGCGAGCGCTTGTCCGTGCAGTACAGTCATCCGCGTTGGCTTGTCAACCGATGGCTCAAACAGTTCGGTTTAGAAGCGACGGAGCGTATGTTAGAAATTAATATGACACCACCGCCGTCAGTAGGTAGAGTGAACACGAATAAGTGGACGAGAGATGAATTTTTACTTGCGTCCGAAGAAGAGGCTTTTGAAAAAGGAACTCTCGCTCCTGAAGCTGTGTTCTATAAAGGCAATATCGCGAGGCTGCCCGCTTATCATGAAGGGGACGTGACGGTACAGGATGAGAGCTCTATGCTCGTTGGCCATGCAGTAGGGGCGACATCCAACCAGCAAATCCTTGATGCATGCGCAGCGCCAGGAGGAAAAACGACGCATTTGGCAGAATTGATGAAGGACTCGGGTCGAATTGATGCTCTTGATCTGCATGCCCATAAAACAAAGCTCATTGAACAACAGGCAAAGCGGCTTGACCTTGCATCTATCCATACACAGACGCTTGATGTTCGGAAGGCAAGCGAAGTGTTTGCTCCTGAAAGTTTTGATCATATTCTTGTCGATGCGCCGTGTAGTGGACTTGGTGTTATACGCCGTAAGCCAGATATTAAATGGGCAAAGCAGGAAGAAGACATTACGCGCTTAGCCACAGTTCAACAGGACATTTTACGAGCTGTTGCTCCGCTATTAAAACCTGGTGGACGGCTTGTGTATTCCACTTGTACAATTGATGCGGCTGAAAACGCGGATGTCATCACGTTGTTTCTCTCAGAGCAAAATGATTTTGAACGTGATCCATCCCTGAAGGAGCGTATGCCCAAAACGATCCCAGCAGAGGCGTGGACGGAAAACGGTGACGTGCAACTTTTGCCACATATGGCGAATTCAGATGGATTTTATGTGACAGCATTACAAAAAAAGAAGGTGCATTAA
- the rlmN gene encoding 23S rRNA (adenine(2503)-C(2))-methyltransferase RlmN, with protein sequence MKMTVQQQKQKPYMKPIDQLPSIYSLQHDDMKQWLKDNGEPAFRADQIFEWLYVKRVFAFEDMTNLPKSLRSLLESSFDFTTLNTIVQQKAKDGTMKFLFELTDGYSIETVLMKHDYGYSVCVTTQVGCRIGCSFCASTLGGLKRHLEAGEIVAQVVKVQQVLDDIEARVGHVVIMGIGEPFDNYDEMMAFLKIINHEKALHIGARHITVSTSGIVPKIYKFADEALQINFALSLHSPTQELREQLMPIAKAYPLDRLMESIEYYTTKTGRRITFEYGLFGGVNDSVDHALKLAKLIRSLKCHVNLIPVNHVPERDYVRTPPEKIQAFVATLKKKGVNVTVRREQGHDIEAACGQLRAKERKEETR encoded by the coding sequence ATTAAAATGACAGTGCAGCAACAAAAGCAAAAACCTTATATGAAACCTATTGATCAGCTTCCTTCCATCTATAGTCTTCAGCACGATGATATGAAGCAGTGGTTGAAAGACAATGGAGAACCTGCCTTTCGTGCTGATCAAATTTTTGAATGGCTCTATGTAAAGCGAGTATTCGCTTTTGAAGACATGACAAATTTACCTAAGTCGTTGCGGTCCTTGCTAGAGTCGTCTTTCGACTTTACAACGTTAAACACGATTGTGCAGCAAAAAGCGAAAGATGGCACGATGAAATTCTTGTTTGAGCTTACGGACGGGTATTCCATTGAAACCGTGCTAATGAAACATGATTATGGCTACTCTGTTTGTGTGACGACCCAGGTCGGTTGTCGCATCGGCTGTTCTTTTTGTGCGTCAACGTTAGGTGGTTTAAAACGCCATTTAGAAGCAGGTGAAATTGTCGCTCAGGTCGTAAAAGTACAGCAAGTTCTGGATGACATTGAGGCGCGTGTTGGCCATGTCGTTATTATGGGCATTGGCGAACCGTTTGATAATTACGATGAGATGATGGCATTCTTGAAAATCATTAATCACGAAAAAGCGCTGCATATTGGAGCAAGACATATTACCGTGTCAACTAGTGGAATTGTACCGAAAATCTATAAATTTGCAGATGAAGCTTTGCAAATTAATTTTGCGCTATCTTTGCACTCACCGACACAGGAATTGCGTGAGCAGTTAATGCCGATTGCAAAGGCGTATCCTCTCGATAGGTTGATGGAGTCCATTGAGTACTATACAACCAAAACGGGTCGTCGAATTACCTTTGAGTATGGACTATTCGGAGGTGTTAACGATTCCGTTGACCACGCGTTGAAGCTCGCGAAACTGATCCGTTCATTAAAATGCCATGTGAACCTCATTCCGGTCAATCATGTGCCTGAACGTGATTATGTCAGAACACCACCGGAAAAAATTCAAGCATTTGTAGCTACCTTAAAGAAAAAAGGGGTAAATGTGACGGTCCGACGTGAACAAGGACACGATATTGAAGCTGCTTGTGGCCAGTTAAGGGCGAAGGAGCGGAAAGAAGAGACGAGGTGA
- a CDS encoding Stp1/IreP family PP2C-type Ser/Thr phosphatase, whose amino-acid sequence MKTFYSTNVGIVREHNEDSVAIEGNDTECFAIVADGMGGHRAGDVASAMAVEELMLQWQERPVFGSPTVTEAWIQETVQKVNVKMHAYAQTHKECNGMGTTLISAICTPTYVTLAHIGDSRGYVKRQSLFRQVTDDHTLVNELVRSGELSKEAAEYHPRKNIILRALGTDENVLPDVQSFEWEQGEYVLLCSDGLSNKVTDQELDSLLSEEKGLDQKAEAMIAAANLAGGEDNISVALVYNEPCEEGRRVMG is encoded by the coding sequence ATGAAAACATTCTACAGTACAAATGTAGGGATTGTCCGCGAGCACAACGAGGACAGTGTGGCCATTGAAGGCAACGACACTGAATGTTTCGCGATTGTTGCTGATGGTATGGGCGGTCATCGTGCAGGAGATGTGGCCAGCGCCATGGCAGTTGAAGAGCTTATGCTGCAATGGCAGGAACGTCCCGTTTTCGGGAGTCCTACAGTAACAGAAGCGTGGATTCAAGAAACGGTACAAAAGGTGAACGTGAAAATGCATGCCTATGCGCAAACCCATAAGGAATGCAATGGCATGGGGACCACATTGATAAGCGCCATTTGTACCCCGACCTATGTGACGTTAGCCCATATAGGGGACAGTCGTGGTTACGTGAAGCGGCAGTCGTTATTCAGGCAAGTTACTGACGATCATACGCTCGTCAATGAACTTGTGCGTTCTGGTGAATTATCGAAGGAAGCCGCAGAGTATCACCCTCGAAAAAATATAATTTTAAGAGCATTGGGGACGGATGAAAACGTCTTACCTGATGTGCAATCGTTTGAATGGGAGCAAGGGGAGTATGTCTTGCTTTGTTCAGATGGTTTATCAAATAAAGTGACGGATCAGGAGCTGGATTCGCTTCTTTCAGAGGAAAAGGGCTTAGACCAAAAAGCAGAAGCCATGATCGCAGCAGCAAACCTTGCTGGTGGCGAGGACAATATATCCGTAGCTCTCGTTTACAACGAACCGTGTGAAGAAGGCAGGCGAGTCATGGGATGA
- the pknB gene encoding Stk1 family PASTA domain-containing Ser/Thr kinase has translation MIGDHLDGRYQILDYIGGGGMANVYLAKDMILDREVAVKVLKPEFSKDDEFIKRFRREARAATSLSHPNIVDIYDIGEQEDTYYMVMEYVKGQTLKQYIQHNETLSVDVVVDIMLQLTSAITQAHENQIIHRDIKPQNVLIDEQGDAKVTDFGIAVALSSTTMTQTNSLLGSVHYLSPEQARGGMANKKSDIYSLGIVMYEMISGKAPYTGETAVSIALKHLQNELPPIQQLKPDLPQSVENVLLKSCAKDPLHRYTSVEAMHTDLMSVLDADRLHEDKYIPPNDEDEKTKAVPVLPKSFHETVADTKTHPALNSSENESKKPKSSEQNNAKVDKKKKKNWSKILLWGLLIFVFLGGVFAAALLWLPSLMMPDEVEVPEVAGLSQVEAQVTLAKENFQVTIKETSSNDVDEGHAIGTQPEAGDMVKDGSEITLEVSTGQERVAFDNYVQRSGDDAKRELELKGYTVKMYEVDSEQPQGLVVEQFPAVDTMVVPEETTVTLEVSRGPELLLQDMRGMSEEEVKAYAEEHNLKLSIANEQEFDQEIPAGHVKSQNPPANTTMQNGDPISVTLSKGPPPVTGTKTVTVVFEPDNGPGNRGNNGNGNGNGNNGNNGNNGNNGNGFFDSQNETAVVRVYVNDLSNNLTQAIVEQEITETTDIQFEVTLAYNESAEYRITLDGEAVDTGTVTYDELTN, from the coding sequence ATGATAGGTGATCATTTAGACGGCCGCTATCAGATTCTTGATTATATTGGTGGCGGAGGGATGGCGAACGTCTACCTCGCAAAGGACATGATTTTAGATCGTGAAGTGGCTGTGAAAGTCTTAAAGCCTGAATTCTCTAAGGATGACGAGTTTATTAAACGGTTCCGACGTGAAGCAAGAGCAGCCACAAGCCTTTCCCATCCAAACATCGTCGACATCTATGATATTGGTGAACAGGAAGACACGTATTACATGGTGATGGAATATGTGAAAGGGCAGACGTTAAAGCAATATATTCAACACAATGAAACACTCTCTGTCGATGTCGTTGTCGATATTATGCTTCAACTGACATCAGCGATTACGCAAGCGCACGAAAACCAAATTATTCATCGTGACATTAAGCCACAAAATGTGCTTATCGATGAACAGGGAGACGCGAAAGTGACGGACTTTGGCATTGCCGTTGCCTTAAGCTCAACGACAATGACACAAACGAACTCGTTGCTTGGTTCCGTCCATTATTTATCGCCCGAGCAGGCACGTGGGGGCATGGCAAATAAAAAATCGGATATTTATTCACTTGGCATTGTGATGTATGAAATGATCAGCGGCAAGGCTCCTTACACAGGCGAAACAGCCGTATCGATTGCCTTAAAGCATCTACAAAATGAACTGCCACCGATTCAACAATTGAAACCGGACCTTCCGCAAAGCGTCGAAAACGTACTCTTAAAATCATGTGCAAAAGACCCACTGCACCGCTACACGTCTGTTGAAGCAATGCACACGGACTTAATGTCGGTGCTTGATGCGGATCGTCTGCATGAAGACAAGTATATACCGCCAAATGACGAGGATGAGAAAACGAAAGCTGTTCCTGTCCTTCCTAAATCTTTTCATGAAACCGTGGCAGATACGAAAACACACCCTGCTTTGAATAGCAGTGAGAATGAGTCGAAAAAACCAAAGTCGTCTGAGCAAAACAATGCCAAGGTCGATAAAAAGAAAAAAAAGAATTGGTCAAAGATCCTTCTCTGGGGACTGCTTATCTTTGTGTTTCTAGGTGGCGTTTTTGCCGCTGCTCTCCTATGGCTCCCTTCGTTAATGATGCCTGATGAGGTGGAGGTGCCAGAAGTCGCTGGCCTTTCTCAAGTTGAAGCGCAAGTGACGTTAGCCAAAGAGAATTTTCAAGTGACGATTAAAGAGACGTCGAGCAACGATGTTGACGAAGGGCATGCAATTGGAACACAGCCTGAAGCAGGAGATATGGTAAAGGACGGTTCTGAAATTACACTTGAGGTGAGCACAGGTCAGGAAAGGGTTGCTTTTGACAACTACGTACAACGCTCAGGTGACGATGCGAAGAGAGAGTTGGAGCTAAAAGGCTACACTGTAAAAATGTATGAGGTTGATTCTGAGCAACCGCAAGGACTCGTTGTTGAACAGTTTCCAGCTGTGGATACGATGGTTGTTCCAGAAGAGACAACCGTCACTTTAGAAGTGAGTCGTGGACCAGAGTTATTGCTGCAGGATATGAGAGGGATGTCTGAGGAAGAAGTTAAAGCCTACGCAGAAGAACACAACTTAAAACTTTCGATTGCAAATGAACAAGAATTCGATCAGGAGATTCCAGCAGGTCATGTGAAAAGTCAAAACCCACCAGCAAACACGACAATGCAAAATGGTGATCCGATCTCAGTCACATTGTCAAAAGGACCGCCACCAGTGACTGGAACTAAAACCGTCACTGTTGTATTTGAACCTGACAATGGTCCAGGGAACCGTGGCAACAACGGAAACGGAAACGGTAATGGCAACAACGGAAACAACGGAAACAATGGAAATAACGGAAACGGATTTTTTGACAGTCAAAATGAGACCGCCGTCGTGCGAGTCTATGTCAATGATCTGAGCAACAATCTTACGCAAGCGATCGTCGAACAAGAAATTACAGAAACAACGGATATCCAGTTTGAGGTGACGCTAGCCTACAACGAGAGCGCAGAGTACAGAATAACGCTCGATGGCGAAGCGGTCGATACTGGAACGGTTACTTATGATGAGTTAACCAATTAG
- the rsgA gene encoding ribosome small subunit-dependent GTPase A, translating to MTTEGKIIKALSGFYYVQTDTQVYQCKARGLFRKTGESPLVGDQVVFAPVDEMVLEIKPRKNALVRPPIANIDQALLVFSARQPDFQTTLLDRFLVVIEAYDIEPIICVSKTDLPNEEDIAPLKNQVNVYEQMGYQVMWTSAETKNGLDHFLPLIQDKISVVAGQSGVGKSSLLNAVAPELSLKTDEISRSLGRGKHTTRHVELLPVGGGWIADTPGFSSLDFDAIASAEELSQYFIDFHPIMADCRFRGCTHMKEPKCAVKAAVEHGDIADFRYKHYQQFFEEIKDRKERY from the coding sequence ATGACAACGGAAGGAAAAATAATTAAAGCATTGAGTGGGTTTTACTACGTGCAAACAGATACGCAGGTTTATCAATGTAAAGCCAGAGGGTTGTTTCGAAAGACCGGAGAATCTCCCCTCGTTGGCGATCAAGTTGTTTTTGCGCCTGTCGACGAAATGGTTCTTGAGATTAAACCGAGGAAAAATGCTCTTGTTCGTCCGCCAATCGCTAACATTGACCAAGCCCTGCTTGTGTTTTCAGCACGTCAGCCCGATTTTCAAACTACTTTGCTTGATCGATTTTTAGTTGTTATTGAGGCCTATGATATTGAACCAATCATTTGTGTAAGTAAAACAGATTTGCCAAATGAAGAAGATATTGCCCCGCTAAAGAATCAAGTTAACGTCTATGAACAAATGGGGTACCAGGTGATGTGGACATCCGCGGAAACGAAAAACGGACTTGACCATTTCCTTCCACTTATTCAAGACAAGATCAGTGTTGTTGCGGGGCAATCAGGCGTTGGGAAGTCTTCATTATTGAATGCAGTTGCCCCAGAGCTTTCTTTGAAAACCGACGAAATTTCCCGCTCCTTAGGACGAGGAAAGCATACGACACGTCATGTGGAGTTGTTGCCAGTTGGTGGTGGTTGGATTGCAGACACCCCTGGGTTTAGTTCCTTGGATTTTGATGCGATCGCCTCCGCGGAGGAGCTTAGTCAATACTTTATTGATTTTCATCCTATCATGGCGGATTGCCGATTTAGAGGCTGCACACATATGAAAGAACCAAAATGTGCTGTGAAAGCCGCAGTGGAACATGGAGACATTGCTGACTTTCGCTACAAGCACTACCAGCAATTTTTTGAAGAGATTAAGGATCGTAAAGAGAGGTATTAA
- the rpe gene encoding ribulose-phosphate 3-epimerase yields MNKIAPSILAADFGQLKNELKDVEAAGADYIHFDVMDGAFVPNISFGLPVLQSIAPSISIPIDVHLMIDAPERYIDAYATAGADIITIHQEATNHLHSALQQIKNAGCKAGVAINPATPVHTLDAIIQDIDLLLIMTINPGFGGQSLIRETVKKIAQANDLATRANRQIEIEVDGGITKETIADCAAAGANVFVAGSAIFQSSDRKKAVEELRLAAGSK; encoded by the coding sequence ATGAACAAAATTGCCCCATCCATTTTAGCAGCCGACTTTGGCCAGTTGAAAAACGAGTTGAAGGACGTCGAAGCAGCAGGTGCCGACTACATCCATTTTGATGTGATGGATGGCGCATTTGTACCAAACATTTCGTTTGGTCTGCCTGTCCTACAATCCATCGCACCAAGCATCTCTATTCCAATTGATGTCCATTTAATGATTGATGCCCCTGAAAGATATATTGATGCGTATGCGACCGCAGGCGCCGATATCATTACGATCCACCAAGAGGCAACGAACCATTTACATTCAGCGCTACAGCAAATCAAGAACGCTGGCTGCAAAGCTGGTGTTGCGATTAATCCAGCAACGCCAGTGCATACACTTGATGCCATTATTCAGGATATTGATTTGCTCTTAATTATGACGATCAACCCAGGGTTTGGCGGGCAGTCGTTAATTCGAGAAACCGTGAAAAAAATTGCACAAGCCAATGACTTAGCCACACGTGCAAATCGCCAAATCGAAATTGAGGTCGACGGCGGTATTACAAAAGAAACCATTGCAGACTGTGCGGCAGCAGGTGCCAATGTCTTTGTTGCAGGCTCAGCGATCTTTCAAAGCAGCGATCGAAAAAAAGCGGTGGAGGAATTGCGCCTCGCTGCAGGTAGTAAGTAG
- a CDS encoding sensor histidine kinase: MTSNPLHFFLSWPIRKKLLFLFVMLLLIVAWSTWSLQNFVFKEYDEKMHQESSKVLRMMTLQIENELRSLDDLSFNLITDPYIQELLFEVEEGESRYEQYVMAEQLRVRMLDLGDYRQYSPYIYVYDRFGTEYSVGMNPISLTPLEYSIVAAKAEQAGGSSVWLPLLNDHDGITLARQIRSYRHLSLSPLGTLAMHVNLDQMVQEAKLILGSQETNFYIRGQNTLYSDVSQELEHEIEEALLATKGYAIVKREEEKYFVTKYTSKDFGWHYYILTSYDSIFERIQQVKNLVFFLFVLLFLLMLSILHWFSNKMTNPIEQLLSQMKHLQQGSFKGDVHIYPNDEIGQLHKEFQVMGMKIKTLLADNYSKQLSIKESQYKALQAQINPHFMNNTLQAINWSAKLSGQKQISSMVESLGFLLRNAMQMDEALVSLRDEMETVSHYMNIQSMRFEERLSFYFEIDDRCLNAFVPKLSIQPLVENAVIHVLEQSMAECTIQVRAEERNDSIFISVIDNGPGVPINLMEAIQRGEVTPKGTGIGLANIDERIQLLFGPEYGIRIGKRVEGAEIKIILPMRRLEDEVNV; encoded by the coding sequence GTGACTTCAAATCCTTTGCATTTTTTTCTTTCATGGCCCATTCGAAAAAAGCTCTTGTTTTTATTTGTCATGCTTTTGCTCATCGTTGCATGGTCAACGTGGAGTTTACAAAATTTCGTATTTAAGGAATACGATGAAAAAATGCACCAAGAATCCTCCAAGGTGCTACGAATGATGACGCTTCAAATTGAAAATGAATTAAGGTCATTAGATGATCTCTCCTTTAATTTGATTACAGATCCGTATATTCAGGAATTGCTGTTTGAGGTCGAGGAGGGGGAATCACGCTATGAGCAGTACGTTATGGCTGAACAACTTCGAGTCCGTATGTTAGACCTTGGAGACTATCGTCAGTACAGTCCGTATATTTATGTCTATGATCGTTTTGGAACCGAATACAGCGTCGGAATGAATCCTATCTCACTCACTCCTCTTGAGTATTCCATTGTCGCAGCAAAGGCTGAACAGGCTGGAGGAAGCAGTGTATGGTTGCCACTACTCAATGATCATGATGGCATTACACTCGCCAGACAAATTCGCTCGTATCGCCATTTGTCTTTATCTCCACTTGGCACACTAGCGATGCATGTGAATTTAGATCAGATGGTTCAGGAGGCAAAGTTAATTTTAGGTAGCCAAGAAACGAATTTTTATATTCGAGGACAGAATACTCTTTATTCAGATGTTTCACAGGAGCTTGAGCACGAAATTGAAGAGGCACTTCTTGCTACAAAAGGGTACGCCATAGTAAAGCGTGAGGAAGAGAAGTACTTTGTTACGAAATACACCTCAAAGGATTTTGGCTGGCATTATTATATTTTGACATCCTACGATTCCATCTTCGAACGTATTCAGCAGGTGAAAAATCTCGTCTTTTTCTTATTTGTACTGCTTTTTTTGCTTATGCTTTCGATTCTACATTGGTTTTCAAATAAAATGACAAATCCTATCGAGCAACTGCTATCGCAAATGAAGCATCTACAGCAAGGTTCATTTAAGGGCGATGTTCATATTTACCCGAACGATGAAATTGGTCAATTGCACAAAGAATTTCAGGTGATGGGAATGAAAATAAAAACCTTACTCGCCGACAACTATTCAAAACAACTTTCAATCAAAGAAAGTCAATACAAAGCCTTGCAAGCACAGATTAACCCACACTTTATGAACAATACACTGCAGGCAATTAATTGGTCGGCAAAGCTCTCTGGACAAAAGCAAATATCAAGTATGGTTGAATCGTTGGGGTTTCTTCTTCGCAATGCGATGCAGATGGATGAAGCGCTTGTGTCGCTTCGGGATGAAATGGAAACGGTTTCGCACTATATGAATATTCAATCCATGCGCTTTGAGGAACGTTTGTCCTTTTATTTCGAGATAGATGACCGCTGTTTGAACGCCTTTGTGCCAAAGCTTTCTATTCAGCCTCTCGTTGAAAATGCTGTGATTCATGTGTTGGAGCAGTCGATGGCGGAGTGTACGATTCAAGTGAGAGCCGAAGAACGAAATGACTCAATTTTCATTTCCGTTATTGATAATGGTCCGGGTGTGCCTATCAATTTAATGGAGGCCATTCAACGAGGCGAAGTGACACCTAAAGGGACGGGGATTGGACTCGCCAATATCGATGAAAGAATTCAATTGTTGTTTGGCCCTGAGTACGGTATACGAATAGGAAAGCGAGTGGAAGGCGCGGAAATAAAAATAATTCTTCCGATGAGGAGGCTTGAAGATGAGGTCAATGTGTAA
- a CDS encoding response regulator transcription factor produces the protein MRSMCKVMLVDDERIILEGIAKLVKWNEAGTSLVATARHGAEAIEKIPDVEPEIIVADIRMPVMDGLELVKSVKQQWPAIDFVLLSGFRDFDYARQAMTYGIRHYLLKPCNETTILKALSELTKSREEQELSKPIRSETQCPVKKIEQLVHAHFGNPELTLQWIATHHLHMNADYLGKLFKQKKAERFSAYVTRVRIEKVKVSLATDAHARITELADACGFGDNPHYLSQVFKRETGYTPTEYKKTHAHS, from the coding sequence ATGAGGTCAATGTGTAAAGTCATGCTCGTTGATGATGAACGAATCATTCTTGAAGGCATCGCTAAGTTGGTCAAATGGAACGAAGCAGGTACAAGCTTAGTTGCGACGGCAAGACATGGGGCAGAGGCCATTGAAAAAATTCCTGACGTTGAGCCGGAAATTATTGTTGCGGATATTCGCATGCCTGTCATGGATGGTCTAGAACTAGTAAAAAGCGTCAAGCAGCAATGGCCAGCGATCGATTTCGTCTTATTGTCTGGCTTTCGAGATTTTGACTATGCGAGACAGGCAATGACTTACGGTATACGACACTATCTTCTAAAACCTTGCAATGAAACGACCATTCTGAAAGCGCTAAGTGAGCTTACAAAATCGAGAGAGGAGCAAGAGCTTTCAAAGCCAATTAGATCTGAAACGCAGTGTCCTGTGAAAAAGATAGAGCAACTTGTTCATGCGCATTTCGGAAACCCTGAATTAACACTGCAATGGATTGCCACGCATCATTTGCATATGAATGCAGACTACCTCGGAAAATTGTTTAAACAAAAGAAAGCGGAGCGGTTTTCAGCTTATGTCACCCGCGTTCGTATTGAAAAGGTGAAAGTGTCATTAGCCACGGATGCGCACGCCCGTATCACAGAGCTTGCCGATGCATGTGGTTTTGGTGACAACCCCCATTACCTCAGTCAAGTGTTCAAAAGAGAAACAGGTTATACACCGACAGAGTATAAAAAAACGCATGCTCATTCGTAA
- a CDS encoding ABC transporter substrate-binding protein: MKHKWMGAALSLGLLFLTACGDSGAPSGGSNGENESADSNGEQVELRFAWWGEQTRHDYTLEVIEMYEKENPNVKINPEYANFDDYWKKIAPQAAANELPDIIQMDISYLAQYGEKGQLADLTAYTGDIIDTSAMNENSISGGKVGDKLYGFNLGENVVNFQYNPATLKKIGVEELPEDWTWDDYEEIALKAAEHDLFFDGGMRPEVFFGYYLRTKGESLFNEDGTALGYDDDQHFIDFFSMLQNLVLEGAAPAPDFKAQLKGYGDNPVVKGEGIGIWQWSNQFIALSEVSDEPLAMQHMPGPNREDGLYLKPSMYFSIAESSAHKEEAAKFIDFWVNNIEANKIILGDRGVPVSTEVLEAIKPELPEVKQKVFDYVAWAKDNSSPMDPPDPPGAAELYASLADVTEQMEFGRMSAEDAAKQFRSQAEGILK; encoded by the coding sequence ATGAAGCATAAGTGGATGGGTGCCGCACTTTCCTTAGGTCTGTTGTTCTTGACTGCATGTGGGGACTCAGGTGCACCTTCGGGAGGCTCAAATGGTGAAAATGAAAGCGCTGACAGTAATGGGGAGCAGGTAGAACTCCGATTTGCGTGGTGGGGTGAACAAACTCGTCATGACTATACACTAGAAGTCATTGAAATGTATGAAAAAGAAAACCCAAATGTAAAAATCAATCCTGAGTATGCAAACTTTGATGACTACTGGAAAAAAATCGCGCCACAAGCAGCGGCCAATGAACTTCCTGATATTATTCAAATGGATATATCGTACTTAGCCCAATATGGAGAAAAAGGCCAGCTTGCTGATTTAACCGCTTATACAGGAGACATCATTGATACATCAGCGATGAATGAAAATTCAATTTCAGGTGGTAAGGTTGGCGATAAACTGTATGGGTTTAACCTTGGAGAGAATGTAGTGAATTTTCAGTACAATCCTGCGACGTTAAAGAAAATAGGCGTGGAGGAGCTTCCAGAGGATTGGACGTGGGACGACTACGAGGAAATTGCCCTCAAGGCCGCCGAACACGACTTGTTCTTTGACGGCGGGATGAGACCAGAAGTGTTTTTTGGGTATTATCTAAGAACAAAAGGGGAGTCATTGTTTAATGAAGACGGTACGGCCCTAGGCTATGACGATGATCAGCATTTCATTGACTTTTTCTCCATGCTTCAAAATTTAGTGCTTGAGGGTGCTGCGCCTGCACCGGATTTTAAAGCACAACTGAAGGGATATGGAGATAATCCTGTCGTCAAAGGCGAGGGGATTGGCATTTGGCAATGGTCGAATCAGTTTATCGCTCTTTCTGAGGTGTCTGATGAGCCACTCGCCATGCAGCATATGCCTGGACCTAATCGTGAAGATGGCTTGTATTTAAAGCCAAGTATGTATTTCTCAATTGCAGAGAGCTCAGCACACAAAGAGGAAGCCGCCAAGTTTATCGATTTTTGGGTCAACAATATCGAAGCCAATAAAATCATCTTAGGGGATCGTGGAGTGCCTGTTTCAACAGAAGTGCTTGAAGCGATCAAACCTGAGCTACCTGAAGTAAAACAAAAAGTATTTGACTATGTGGCATGGGCGAAAGACAACAGTTCTCCGATGGACCCGCCTGATCCGCCCGGGGCTGCTGAGTTGTATGCATCACTTGCAGATGTAACTGAACAAATGGAATTTGGGCGTATGAGTGCTGAGGATGCCGCGAAGCAGTTCAGGTCTCAAGCGGAAGGTATCTTAAAGTAA